A window of Streptomyces puniciscabiei contains these coding sequences:
- a CDS encoding DUF5947 family protein: MRVDGALARVIRSAADRAATGEAELCELCAARLAVDHAHLYDTGAAEVRCACGPCSVLFADDGAGEGRYRLVPRRRLRLPPVDTAVLGVPVGLVFFVPRSDGSVTAQGPSPAGAMRWEVDAAAWQRLAATVPQLAAMAPDVEALLVNTVRGLDEHWIVPVDDCYRMIALVRREWRGLSGGGRVWPAVEQFFRELTERS, encoded by the coding sequence GTGAGGGTGGACGGCGCCCTCGCCCGGGTCATCCGCTCCGCGGCCGACCGTGCAGCGACGGGCGAGGCCGAGCTCTGCGAGCTGTGCGCCGCCCGCCTGGCCGTCGACCATGCCCACCTGTACGACACGGGCGCCGCAGAGGTGCGGTGCGCGTGCGGACCCTGCTCGGTGCTGTTCGCCGACGACGGCGCGGGCGAGGGCCGCTACCGGCTCGTGCCCCGGCGCCGGCTACGGCTGCCGCCGGTCGACACGGCGGTGCTGGGTGTCCCGGTGGGTCTGGTGTTCTTCGTGCCGCGCTCCGACGGCTCGGTCACCGCACAGGGGCCGAGCCCGGCCGGAGCCATGCGGTGGGAGGTGGACGCGGCGGCCTGGCAGCGGCTGGCCGCCACGGTTCCGCAGCTCGCCGCCATGGCACCCGACGTGGAGGCGCTGCTGGTGAACACCGTGCGGGGCCTCGACGAGCACTGGATCGTGCCGGTCGACGACTGCTACCGGATGATCGCCCTGGTCCGCCGCGAGTGGCGGGGCCTCTCCGGTGGCGGCCGGGTCTGGCCGGCCGTAGAACAGTTCTTCAGGGAGCTGACCGAGCGGTCCTGA
- a CDS encoding hydrogenase expression protein HypE, which translates to MTTQSGTTDVRGEPSRAEARKGFDEITILWISEGMSCDGDTVSLTAAGQPSIEDVVLGLIPGLPKVNLVNKVLSPSLGGEDFLAPYRAAARGELEPFILVIEGSVPNQNIIQGDGYWTSFGNDPDTGEPQTLNWWIDQLAPKAWAVVAAGTCATFGGIHAMAGNPTGCMGLADYLGWEFKARSGLPVVNVPGCPIQPENFMETLVWVLQHAAGAAPPPPLDHMLRPQWLFGKTVHEGCDRAAYYEQADFARDYNSPKCQVKVGCWGPVVNCNVPKRGWMAGIGGCPNVGGICIGCTMPSFPDAFMPFMDEPPGGTLSTMLVKPYGAVVRRLRGLTNDVVNHEPKWRHNKRKLTSGYDPHWRA; encoded by the coding sequence ATGACCACACAGAGCGGTACCACCGATGTCCGCGGCGAGCCCAGCAGGGCCGAGGCGCGGAAGGGATTCGACGAGATCACCATCCTCTGGATCTCGGAGGGCATGAGCTGCGACGGCGACACGGTGTCGCTGACCGCCGCCGGCCAGCCGTCCATCGAGGACGTCGTACTGGGCCTCATCCCGGGCCTGCCGAAGGTCAACCTCGTCAACAAGGTGCTCTCACCGAGCCTGGGCGGCGAGGACTTCCTCGCTCCGTACCGTGCCGCGGCGCGGGGCGAGCTGGAGCCGTTCATCCTCGTCATCGAGGGTTCGGTCCCGAACCAGAACATCATTCAGGGCGACGGCTACTGGACGTCGTTCGGCAACGATCCCGACACCGGCGAGCCGCAGACCCTGAACTGGTGGATCGACCAGCTCGCACCCAAGGCCTGGGCGGTGGTGGCCGCAGGGACCTGTGCCACGTTCGGCGGCATCCACGCCATGGCCGGCAACCCGACCGGCTGCATGGGCCTCGCGGACTACCTGGGCTGGGAGTTCAAGGCCCGGTCGGGGCTCCCGGTCGTCAATGTCCCCGGCTGTCCCATCCAGCCGGAGAACTTCATGGAGACCCTCGTCTGGGTCCTCCAGCACGCCGCCGGTGCCGCTCCCCCGCCGCCGCTGGACCACATGCTGCGCCCGCAGTGGCTGTTCGGGAAGACCGTGCACGAGGGCTGCGACCGGGCCGCGTACTACGAGCAGGCCGACTTCGCGAGGGACTACAACTCTCCCAAGTGCCAGGTGAAGGTGGGCTGCTGGGGTCCGGTCGTCAACTGCAACGTGCCCAAGCGCGGCTGGATGGCCGGCATCGGCGGCTGCCCCAACGTCGGCGGGATCTGCATCGGCTGCACGATGCCGAGCTTCCCCGACGCGTTCATGCCGTTCATGGACGAACCCCCGGGCGGCACGCTGTCGACCATGCTCGTCAAGCCGTACGGAGCCGTCGTCCGCCGGCTGCGCGGCCTGACCAACGACGTGGTGAACCACGAGCCCAAGTGGCGCCACAACAAACGCAAGCTGACCAGCGGTTACGACCCGCACTGGCGCGCCTGA
- a CDS encoding FUSC family protein — MHRSPLPALMARFGRAGGAEAARAAVAAALTWQICARLLHISAPYAGAVAAVLIVETTVVATVSAATRYAAGCLLGVLLALPGALYAEPGALYAEPGVVGLAVVVFASALVARHAFLGHHGLHVPMTALIAFALVRGRHPDELAAHLAEIVLGLALGPACSLLLFPAVRVRSAERALEELRLLVARNLDGLADAVVRHERPRTVLGPAWEDDLGTALTRARACVAEAHESLRWNVRPTARRRRWHLDDRVLGTLTDVAGQVTATGRLLDAHPGAAEDPGSGSAFAQPYARLLRTTALRAYSCRGGRPHPALPAARHALARLGAPGCDPPERAGTDQRLLRPLESALTCLSAPAPTPPARAHRLLAPLRPSPRR; from the coding sequence ATGCACAGGTCACCGCTGCCCGCGCTCATGGCGCGGTTCGGACGGGCCGGCGGCGCCGAGGCCGCGCGCGCCGCCGTCGCGGCGGCTCTGACCTGGCAGATCTGCGCGCGGCTGCTGCACATCTCCGCCCCGTACGCGGGCGCCGTCGCCGCCGTCCTCATCGTCGAGACGACGGTCGTGGCCACGGTCTCCGCCGCCACCCGCTACGCCGCCGGATGCCTGCTCGGCGTCCTCCTCGCCCTGCCCGGCGCGCTGTACGCCGAGCCCGGCGCGCTGTACGCCGAGCCCGGCGTGGTGGGCCTTGCGGTCGTCGTCTTCGCCTCCGCGCTGGTGGCCCGGCACGCCTTCCTCGGCCACCACGGGCTGCACGTCCCGATGACCGCCCTGATCGCCTTCGCCCTGGTCCGCGGCCGCCACCCCGACGAGCTGGCCGCCCATCTCGCGGAGATCGTGCTGGGCCTCGCCCTCGGGCCGGCCTGCAGCCTGCTGCTGTTCCCCGCCGTGCGCGTGCGCTCCGCCGAGCGGGCGCTGGAGGAGCTGCGCCTGCTGGTCGCCCGGAACCTCGACGGCCTGGCCGACGCGGTCGTACGGCACGAGCGGCCGCGGACCGTGCTCGGCCCGGCCTGGGAGGACGACCTCGGCACGGCCCTGACCCGGGCCCGGGCCTGCGTGGCCGAGGCGCACGAGAGCCTGCGCTGGAACGTCCGGCCGACGGCCCGGCGCCGCCGCTGGCACCTGGACGACCGGGTGCTGGGCACGCTGACCGACGTGGCCGGGCAGGTGACCGCGACGGGCCGGCTCCTCGACGCCCACCCCGGCGCGGCCGAGGACCCCGGTTCCGGTTCCGCCTTCGCGCAGCCGTACGCCCGCCTGCTGCGGACGACCGCCCTTCGCGCCTACTCGTGCCGGGGCGGCCGGCCGCATCCCGCCCTGCCCGCGGCACGGCACGCCCTCGCCCGGCTCGGCGCGCCCGGCTGTGATCCCCCGGAGCGGGCCGGCACCGACCAGCGCCTCCTGCGTCCCCTGGAGTCGGCCCTGACGTGCCTGTCGGCGCCCGCACCCACACCGCCCGCCCGAGCCCACCGGCTCCTCGCCCCGCTACGGCCCTCACCGAGACGATGA
- a CDS encoding NifU family protein — translation MADTAVRLPDPAVEARLARLDEVLAGLESAPGPALEAVRLLTEVYGEALARVLDGADERLRERLADDELLGHLLVLHDIHPEPAERRAARAVEKLRPAVRERGGDLEWAGVDGQVARVRLTSGGGCGSGCGGGSAEIVEAVRDAVLAVAPELTSVETVPDAAERKRAPAFVPLSTIRRRTVPEEVR, via the coding sequence ATGGCTGACACCGCCGTACGGCTCCCCGACCCGGCGGTGGAAGCGCGGCTCGCCCGTCTCGACGAGGTGCTGGCAGGGCTGGAATCGGCACCCGGCCCGGCGCTCGAGGCGGTGCGGCTGCTGACCGAGGTCTACGGCGAGGCGCTCGCCCGCGTGCTGGACGGCGCGGACGAGCGGCTGCGCGAGCGGCTCGCCGACGACGAGCTGCTCGGGCACCTCCTGGTCCTGCACGACATCCACCCCGAGCCCGCTGAGCGCAGAGCCGCCCGCGCGGTGGAGAAGCTGCGGCCGGCGGTGCGCGAGCGCGGCGGTGACCTGGAGTGGGCCGGTGTCGACGGGCAGGTGGCGCGGGTGCGGCTGACCTCCGGCGGCGGGTGCGGATCCGGGTGCGGCGGCGGCTCGGCGGAGATCGTCGAAGCGGTCCGGGACGCGGTGCTGGCCGTCGCCCCGGAGCTGACCTCGGTGGAGACGGTGCCGGACGCCGCCGAGCGGAAGCGGGCGCCCGCGTTCGTACCGCTGAGCACGATCAGGCGCCGGACCGTGCCCGAGGAAGTGCGGTGA
- a CDS encoding PP2C family protein-serine/threonine phosphatase, with protein sequence MTSHPTALHDTTNGHTAEPARRPPTRRPPAPWRRRTGSRALLAVTPALLLAVVALTDLLTPDWLHVSPVMAAVPVLAAVLLPCRATAALGCAALVITALLQWDAGTCGHPDADVTLVSLFVVGLTSLAACSLRQRRERQLHRVRSVAETAQRALMHPLPRRIDSLALGGVYLPAESEARIGGDFYEALPTPYGTRLVIGDVRGKGLQAVGASATLLGAFRELAYREPSLTEVAEQLDERARRHIAALDGTPDGGRPGGTGTGALFAERFATALLVEFPPGEPVARIVHCGHPEPYVVRSGGVRPYEPDRPGAPLGLGDLLAVRPAAQTVPFAPGDRLVLYTDGFIEARDRRGRFHDLAASVRAHAGRPLETLVTALRRDLLHHVHGDLGDDAALVALERLP encoded by the coding sequence ATGACTTCTCACCCCACCGCACTGCACGACACCACCAACGGGCACACCGCCGAACCCGCGCGCCGGCCGCCGACGAGACGCCCGCCGGCGCCCTGGCGCCGCCGCACCGGCTCCCGCGCACTCCTTGCCGTCACCCCCGCGCTGCTGCTCGCGGTCGTCGCCCTCACCGATCTGCTCACCCCGGACTGGCTGCACGTCTCCCCCGTGATGGCCGCCGTCCCGGTACTGGCCGCCGTGCTGCTGCCGTGCCGGGCGACGGCGGCGCTCGGCTGCGCCGCGCTCGTGATCACCGCGCTGCTCCAGTGGGACGCCGGCACTTGCGGGCACCCGGACGCGGACGTCACCCTCGTCAGCCTGTTCGTGGTCGGACTGACCTCGCTGGCCGCGTGCTCCCTGCGGCAGCGCCGGGAACGGCAGCTTCACCGGGTCCGCTCCGTGGCCGAGACCGCGCAGCGCGCCCTGATGCACCCCCTTCCCCGCCGTATCGACTCGCTCGCCCTGGGCGGTGTGTATCTGCCGGCCGAGTCGGAGGCGCGCATCGGCGGCGACTTCTACGAGGCCCTGCCCACGCCCTACGGCACCCGGCTCGTGATCGGCGACGTACGGGGCAAGGGTCTCCAGGCCGTCGGCGCCTCGGCGACCCTGCTCGGCGCGTTCCGTGAACTGGCCTACCGAGAGCCGTCCTTGACCGAAGTGGCGGAGCAACTGGACGAGCGGGCACGCCGGCACATCGCCGCGCTGGACGGCACACCGGACGGCGGGAGACCCGGCGGCACCGGCACCGGTGCCCTGTTCGCGGAGCGGTTCGCGACGGCGCTCCTGGTGGAGTTCCCGCCCGGCGAGCCCGTGGCCCGCATCGTGCACTGCGGGCACCCCGAGCCGTACGTCGTCCGCTCCGGCGGGGTACGGCCGTACGAGCCGGACCGGCCCGGCGCCCCGCTCGGCCTCGGGGACCTGCTGGCGGTGCGGCCCGCGGCCCAGACCGTGCCGTTCGCGCCGGGCGACCGTCTCGTGCTGTACACCGACGGGTTCATCGAGGCCCGCGACCGGCGTGGCCGCTTCCACGACCTGGCCGCCTCGGTGCGGGCGCACGCCGGCCGGCCGCTGGAGACGCTGGTGACCGCCCTCCGCCGCGACCTCCTGCACCACGTCCACGGCGACCTCGGCGACGACGCGGCCCTGGTCGCCCTGGAACGGCTGCCGTGA
- a CDS encoding nickel-dependent hydrogenase large subunit yields MTTTESRPTERKPAQIVDMSWDPITRIIGNLGIYTKIDFANQEVVECHSTSSLFRGYSVFMKGKDPRDAGFITSRICGICGDNHTTCSNYAQQMAYGVKPPKLAEHITNLGEAAEYIFDHTIFQDNLVFVDFCEAMVKATNPGVLARAERTDAPRGDVHGYRTIADIMKAFNPFEGEVYKEALKVSRITREMFCLMEGRHVHPSTMYPGGVGTMPQPNTFTDYLSRLMRVIDFIKKAVAMNDDVFDFFYEALPGYEEVGRRRILLGCWGAFQNPDVVDYRYATMNEWGRAMYVTPGVIVDGKLVTNNLIDINLGLRIMLGSSFYEDWVNEDPFVTHDPLGNPVDMRHPWNQTTVPVPQKRDFDGNYSWVMSPRWYHPETGEHLALDTGGGPLARLWSTALSGLVDTPYVKATGGSIRITLPKGEKLPEQTLEWRIPKWSNTLERDRARPYFIAYAAAMALQFLEEAMGMLRNGDTKVFENFEVPDESIGCGFHEAVRGVLSHHLVIRDKKIANYHPYPPTPWNASPRDIYGTPGPYEDAVQGQPIFEENGPDDFKGVDIMRTVRSFDPCLPCGVHMYMGKGKTLTTVHSPTYGANHG; encoded by the coding sequence ATGACCACGACCGAGTCCCGGCCCACGGAACGCAAACCCGCCCAGATCGTCGACATGTCCTGGGATCCGATCACCCGGATCATCGGCAACCTGGGCATCTACACGAAGATCGACTTCGCCAACCAGGAGGTCGTCGAGTGCCACAGCACCTCGTCGCTCTTCCGCGGCTATTCGGTGTTCATGAAGGGCAAGGACCCGCGTGACGCCGGTTTCATCACCTCGCGCATCTGCGGGATCTGCGGCGACAACCACACCACCTGCTCCAACTACGCCCAGCAGATGGCCTACGGCGTCAAACCGCCGAAGCTGGCCGAGCACATCACCAACCTCGGCGAGGCGGCGGAGTACATCTTCGACCACACGATCTTCCAGGACAACCTGGTCTTCGTGGACTTCTGCGAGGCCATGGTCAAGGCCACCAACCCCGGTGTCCTGGCCCGCGCCGAGCGCACCGACGCACCCCGCGGGGACGTCCACGGCTACCGGACGATCGCCGACATCATGAAGGCCTTCAACCCCTTCGAGGGCGAGGTCTACAAGGAGGCGCTGAAGGTCAGCCGGATCACCCGGGAGATGTTCTGCCTGATGGAGGGGCGGCATGTGCACCCCTCCACGATGTACCCGGGCGGCGTCGGCACGATGCCGCAGCCGAACACCTTCACCGACTACCTCAGCCGCCTGATGCGCGTCATCGACTTCATCAAGAAGGCGGTGGCGATGAACGACGACGTCTTCGACTTCTTCTACGAGGCCCTGCCCGGCTACGAGGAGGTCGGCAGGCGCCGGATCCTGCTGGGCTGCTGGGGCGCCTTCCAGAACCCGGACGTCGTCGACTACCGCTACGCGACGATGAACGAGTGGGGCCGGGCGATGTACGTCACCCCCGGCGTCATCGTGGACGGCAAGCTGGTCACCAACAACCTGATCGACATCAACCTCGGGCTGCGCATCATGCTGGGCAGCTCCTTCTACGAGGACTGGGTGAACGAGGATCCGTTCGTCACCCACGACCCGCTGGGCAACCCCGTCGACATGCGCCACCCGTGGAACCAGACCACGGTGCCGGTGCCGCAGAAGCGGGACTTCGACGGCAACTACAGCTGGGTGATGAGCCCGCGCTGGTACCACCCCGAGACCGGTGAGCACCTCGCGCTCGACACCGGAGGCGGCCCGCTGGCCCGGCTGTGGTCCACCGCGCTCAGCGGCCTGGTCGACACGCCGTACGTGAAGGCGACCGGCGGCAGCATCCGCATCACCCTGCCCAAGGGCGAGAAGCTGCCGGAGCAGACCCTGGAGTGGCGCATCCCGAAGTGGAGCAACACCCTCGAACGGGACCGCGCCCGGCCGTACTTCATCGCCTACGCCGCCGCCATGGCCCTGCAGTTCCTGGAGGAGGCCATGGGGATGCTCAGGAACGGCGACACCAAGGTGTTCGAGAACTTCGAGGTTCCGGACGAGTCGATCGGCTGCGGCTTCCACGAGGCGGTGCGCGGGGTCCTCTCCCACCACCTGGTGATCCGGGACAAGAAGATCGCCAATTACCACCCGTACCCACCGACCCCGTGGAACGCCAGCCCCCGCGACATCTACGGCACGCCCGGCCCCTACGAGGACGCCGTCCAGGGCCAGCCGATCTTCGAGGAGAACGGCCCCGACGACTTCAAGGGCGTCGACATCATGCGCACCGTGCGCAGCTTCGACCCCTGTCTGCCGTGCGGTGTCCACATGTACATGGGCAAGGGCAAGACCCTGACCACGGTGCACTCGCCCACGTACGGAGCGAACCATGGCTGA